ACAATATGGGAAAAGAAAGTGAATGGATAAAACCAAAGTCTATTTAAGTCTATATAATAAGATTGGAAACATTTACTTACGATTATAAAATATCCTGTCAGGAGGAAAAATGCGTATTTTAGTAGTGGAAGATGAAAAAAAAATAAATGATGTAATAGTGAAAACACTGAAAAAGGAAAAATACGGAGTGGATAGCTGTTTTGATGGTGAAGAAGCTCTGGATTATATATTTTCAGTTGAGTATGACATTATTCTTCTTGATATAATGTTACCTAAAAAAGATGGTTTTGAAGTGCTGAAATCCATGAGGAAAAAGGGAATAAAGACTCCAGTACTTTTTCTGACTGCAAGGGATCAGATTGAAGACAGGGTAAGAGGACTGGATTTTGGTGCAGATGACTATCTTGTAAAACCTTTTGCCTTTGAAGAACTTCTCGCACGTATAAGGGTTGTTCTGAGGAAAAATTCAGGATCAGGAGAAGACAGTGGAAACGTCCTGAAAATAGCTAATCTCACAGTAGACTGCAATAAACATGAAGTATTTAGGGATGATGTATCCATAAAACTTTCAGCAAAGGAATTTTCAATACTGGAATATATGATGAGAAATAAAGGAAGAGTAGTTTCAAAGGAAAAAATAGAAGAACATGTCTGGGATTTTGATTATGAAGGTGGAAGCAACATAGTGGAAGTGTATATAAAGTTTTTGAGAAAGAAAGTGGATAACGATTTTTCTCCGAAATTAATTCATACAATAAGAAGAGTAGGATATATTTTAAAGGTGGAAAATGAATAAAATATATGAAAATCAGAATGAGCATAACTTAAAAAATGAAACTGAAAAAATTGAAATATCAGAAAAAAATAAAAAATTAGGAGAAATCAGGAAAGCAGAAATGTATCCGGAAACACTCTCAATAAAGCTTAGAATAACTTTCTGGTATACAGGACTTATAATTGGGATTGCAGTTTTATTTTTTGGAACAATGTTCTATATAAATGACTATGTAGTTAGAAATTCTGTTAATAACAGATTGAAAAAGACAGTTGAAAGAACTGTTGCAAATATGGAATTTATAGATGGTCAGATTATACTTGATAATAATCTGGAAGCCACAGTCAATGAAATTTTTATTTCCATATATGACTCAGACAAGGAATTTATTTACGGTGATTCCCATCTGGATTTTGAGTTTGCAGATGCCTTTTCAAATGGAAAGTCAGTAGTAAGAACCGTTCAGTATGAAAGTTCAAAATGGTATGTCTATGAAATTAAAAAAGTAATAGAAGACTACGGAGTTATTTATGTAAGAGGGATAACTCCGGCATCAGGGATTGAAAAAAATCTGGAATCCATTATGAATATTTTTTTTGTAGTATTTCCATTTTTACTTGTAGTTTCTGCTTTAGGAGGATATCTTATAACAAAGAAGGCCTTTGAGCCAATAGAAAAAATAAGGGAAACTGCTGAAAAAATTAACGAAGGAAATGATCTGACAAAAAGAATTGATATAGGAAAAGGGAAGGATGAAATCTCTGTTCTGGCACATACATTTGACAAAATGTTTGACAGGCTGCAGAGTTCCTTTGACAGGGAAACCCAGTTCACTTCAGATGTATCGCATGAATTGAGGACGCCAATATCTGTTATAAGTTCACAAAGTCAGTATGGCCTTAAATACGTTGAAATAAATGATGAAACAAGGGAAATATTTGAAAATATACTGGATGAGTCAAAAAAAATGACAAATCTTATTTCAAAACTGCTGATGCTTTCAAGAATGGATAAAGGAAGCCAGAAACTGACTATTGAAAATACTGATTTGAATGAAGTTGTTGAAATTGTTGTAGAAATGAAGATGGAAAAGGCAGAGGAAAAAAATATAACAATAGAAAGCAATATTAAAGAAAATTTATATGCTGATGTTGATAAATCAATGATAACACGGGTTTTCATAAACCTTATAGATAATGCAATAACTTATGGAAAAGAAAATGGGAAAATATTGATAAAAGTTTTTCAGAATAAGGACAGGATTGTTTGTAAAGTTGAAGATGACGGTATTGGAATAGCAAAGGAACATATGGGAAAAATATGGAACCGTTTTTATCAGGTTGATTCATCGCGTTCGGGGGATAATTCAGGTCTTGGACTTTCACTTGTAAAATGGATAATAGATGCCCATAAAGGTACGATAAATGTGGAAAGTGAGCTGGGAAAAGGAACTGTTTTTACATTTGAGTTTCCGTTAAAGAGTGAAAATTCTAATAACTAAAAAAAAGGAAATTATATAAACAGGAGAAAAATAAATGAAAAATAAAGCTTTAATAATATTAGGAATACTATTTTTAACATTTGGAGCACATGCTGAAAAAAGTAGTAAAATTTCTGTCAGAGTGAATAACTACAATGCAAAGATTACAAGTGAAGAAGCAAAAAATCTTGCGCTTAATCATTCCAGAGTATCGAAAACTTCGGCAAAAATTACAAAACTTATACTTGGAAAAGAAAATAAAAAACTTGTATATGAAGTTGAGTTTACTACGCTAAATAAAAAATATAGATACGGAATAGATGCAAATACAGGACAAATATTGAATTATAGCCAAAAGAACAGGGATTATGCACTATCAGAAAATACAGCTGCTTCCAGATCGGAAATACCTGTTGCTCCAGCTCCTATAGCAGAAACTGGAAAACAGAGAAAAATTCAGGAAAAAGAAAATTCGAAGGATAACTTTGGAGCAAATTTAGGATTCTCTAACAGGGAAGCTGCTATATCTAATCCTGTTATGAATAGTAAAAAAGTAAATAACAGAAATTATACCAAAGTTAATTTAATTTCAGAGGAAGAAGCAAAAGGAATAATACTTCATAATATTTCAGGTGCAACAGATTCAGATATAACAAGACTTGTAATAAAATATGAGAATAACAGGTTTATCTATTCAGGAAAGGTAAATTATGGAGGAAATGAATATGTCATCAAGCTGGATGGAGTAACTGGAAGTATAATAAAATAAACAATAGGGGAATGATAGGGAAATATATACTGATCCAAAAAAGTTTGACAAATTAATTTAACCAACCAATAAGGATTAATTTCTGTAAAAAGCAGGAATTAATCCTTTTAATTTTCACTTTATTCTTCTATTATTTATAATTTTCTATTTCTTCTTTCAGTTATTCTAATATTTTACAAATAAAAATCAAAGGAAAAACCTTGAAGTATATGATAATATTCAAAGAAATAAATTAATAACTGATTATAGAATGATAATAAATAATTTTATTAAGATATAAATATTTCAAAAATAACACTTGAAAATAGAAAAAAATACAGCAAATAATAAAAAAGTTTCAATTTGAAATCTCATAACCAATTTCAGTTTAAATAAAATAACATATAGTCTTACAAATAATGAAAGGAAGTGCAAAAAGTATGAAAAAAGTAGCAGTAATTCTTCTTATGCTCGCTTTTGTAATATCTTGCGGCAATAAGAAAAATGTAACTGAAAATAGCAAAAATTCTGGGGCAGTGGCAACAGTTAAACAGGAAAAACCGCAAAATCCACAAGGGCCTACAGTTTCTATGAATCAGGCTGATTTTAAGATAGAAAATAATTTTATTTACTATCAGGGAAATATTTTTACTGGAAAAGTTACGTTTGATAATAACATTAAAAATGGTTATATTCACGTAAGTAACGGAAAACTTGAAGGGGAATCAGAAATAAATTATAAATTAAGTGGATTAAAAAGAAAAGAAATTTACAAACAGGGGAAATTAATTAGTTTTTCTGTAACAGAAAATGGGATAACTACTGAAATTAATTTAACTGCTGATTCTGATTCGAATTCATTTATGTCAAAAAATACTCCGGCAACAGTAAATACGAAATATGGGAAAAGTTCATATTTTATAAATCTTGAAAATGCAACAGGAAAAATGGAACTAAATGGGAAATCTTATGATAATTTACATGCAGATGTAATGGAAGAAAATGTTCAGTCTGTCAGCTTAATTACTTCAGAAAATGGTGGAACTTA
This Leptotrichia sp. oral taxon 215 str. W9775 DNA region includes the following protein-coding sequences:
- a CDS encoding response regulator transcription factor; the protein is MRILVVEDEKKINDVIVKTLKKEKYGVDSCFDGEEALDYIFSVEYDIILLDIMLPKKDGFEVLKSMRKKGIKTPVLFLTARDQIEDRVRGLDFGADDYLVKPFAFEELLARIRVVLRKNSGSGEDSGNVLKIANLTVDCNKHEVFRDDVSIKLSAKEFSILEYMMRNKGRVVSKEKIEEHVWDFDYEGGSNIVEVYIKFLRKKVDNDFSPKLIHTIRRVGYILKVENE
- a CDS encoding HAMP domain-containing sensor histidine kinase gives rise to the protein MNKIYENQNEHNLKNETEKIEISEKNKKLGEIRKAEMYPETLSIKLRITFWYTGLIIGIAVLFFGTMFYINDYVVRNSVNNRLKKTVERTVANMEFIDGQIILDNNLEATVNEIFISIYDSDKEFIYGDSHLDFEFADAFSNGKSVVRTVQYESSKWYVYEIKKVIEDYGVIYVRGITPASGIEKNLESIMNIFFVVFPFLLVVSALGGYLITKKAFEPIEKIRETAEKINEGNDLTKRIDIGKGKDEISVLAHTFDKMFDRLQSSFDRETQFTSDVSHELRTPISVISSQSQYGLKYVEINDETREIFENILDESKKMTNLISKLLMLSRMDKGSQKLTIENTDLNEVVEIVVEMKMEKAEEKNITIESNIKENLYADVDKSMITRVFINLIDNAITYGKENGKILIKVFQNKDRIVCKVEDDGIGIAKEHMGKIWNRFYQVDSSRSGDNSGLGLSLVKWIIDAHKGTINVESELGKGTVFTFEFPLKSENSNN
- a CDS encoding PepSY domain-containing protein, whose translation is MKNKALIILGILFLTFGAHAEKSSKISVRVNNYNAKITSEEAKNLALNHSRVSKTSAKITKLILGKENKKLVYEVEFTTLNKKYRYGIDANTGQILNYSQKNRDYALSENTAASRSEIPVAPAPIAETGKQRKIQEKENSKDNFGANLGFSNREAAISNPVMNSKKVNNRNYTKVNLISEEEAKGIILHNISGATDSDITRLVIKYENNRFIYSGKVNYGGNEYVIKLDGVTGSIIK
- a CDS encoding YARHG domain-containing protein is translated as MKKVAVILLMLAFVISCGNKKNVTENSKNSGAVATVKQEKPQNPQGPTVSMNQADFKIENNFIYYQGNIFTGKVTFDNNIKNGYIHVSNGKLEGESEINYKLSGLKRKEIYKQGKLISFSVTENGITTEINLTADSDSNSFMSKNTPATVNTKYGKSSYFINLENATGKMELNGKSYDNLHADVMEENVQSVSLITSENGGTYRITYTYDISQGKIIERKYKLDSKNAKSEVLSEIKELADINLNFSSGMGMFGELINASGTTSQNPAVTVQNGQNAANTAGAPAGQDDDLAILDKVYDEVMNKNNTAILNNFSKEKIGYIRNTLFAKKGYKFKNPKYANYFSQKSWYRGIYDSDELLNPDEKRFVLILKERE